Proteins found in one Hevea brasiliensis isolate MT/VB/25A 57/8 chromosome 18, ASM3005281v1, whole genome shotgun sequence genomic segment:
- the LOC110633251 gene encoding trans-resveratrol di-O-methyltransferase has translation MELDQELGANDELFQAQRHIYKHMYHYLESMSLKCAVQLGIPDIIHKHDKPITLPELASALQVPPTKASCLLRVMRILVHSGFFATTKIHENRGGEEGYILTTSSSLLLKDSSTSLTTTVLAMLDPELITPWFSLSDCFQGNELTAFETYHGITFLEYGKQNLEFNNLLNEAMACDSQLVSLIVKNHKEIFEGVASLVDVGGGTGTLARTISDAYPHMKCTVLDLPQVVANLPESKNVKFVAGDMFQSIPSAEAVLIKSVLHNWSDEACVKILKQCREAIASTDKGGKLIIIEMVINEKKDESNNQLAETKLFADLQMMLVCTGRERNEQEWARLFLEAGFNRYKMTATCGLNSIIEVYP, from the exons ATGGAGTTAGATCAAGAGCTTGGAGCTAATGATGAGTTGTTTCAAGCTCAGCGTCACATATATAAACACATGTACCACTATTTAGAATCCATGTCTCTAAAATGTGCTGTTCAGCTAGGAATTCCTGACATAATTCATAAACATGACAAACCTATTACCCTTCCGGAGTTGGCTTCTGCGCTTCAAGTTCCCCCAACAAAAGCGAGCTGTCTGCTGCGCGTTATGCGCATACTGGTGCACTCTGGTTTCTTTGCTACAACCAAAATACACGAGAATCGAGGAGGAGAAGAAGGTTATATTCTTACTACTTCTTCTAGTCTCTTGCTCAAAGATAGCTCCACCAGCTTGACTACCACTGTTCTAGCAATGCTAGATCCTGAGCTGATAACTCCATGGTTTTCCCTTTCTGACTGTTTCCAAGGGAATGAGCTCACAGCATTTGAAACTTATCATGGAATTACTTTTTTGGAATATGGGAAGCAAAATCTTGAATTTAACAATTTATTGAATGAGGCCATGGCCTGTGATTCTCAGTTGGTGAGCTTGATTGTTAAGAACCATAAGGAAATATTTGAAGGTGTGGCTTCACTGGTTGATGTAGGGGGTGGAACAGGAACTCTAGCCAGGACAATTTCTGATGCATACCCTCATATGAAATGCACAGTCTTGGATCTCCCGCAAGTTGTTGCAAACTTGCCAGAGAGCAAAAACGTGAAATTTGTCGCTGGTGACATGTTTCAGTCGATTCCTTCTGCCGAGGCAGTTCTGATCaag TCTGTTCTGCATAACTGGAGCGACGAGGCCTGCGTAAAGATTTTGAAGCAATGCAGAGAAGCTATTGCCAGCACAGACAAGGGAGGAAAATTGATAATTATAGAAATGGTGATTAATGAAAAGAAAGATGAAAGTAATAATCAGCTGGCAGAAACAAAGCTCTTTGCAGACCTGCAAATGATGCTTGTATGCACCGGAAGAGAGAGAAACGAGCAAGAATGGGCAAGGCTCTTCTTGGAGGCTGGATTTAATCGTTATAAAATGACTGCTACTTGTGGGTTAAATTCCATCATTGAGGTTTATCCATAG
- the LOC110633260 gene encoding auxin response factor 3 isoform X2, protein MVGIIDLNTTEEDETTPSSVSLSSPSSSSASALSASNLSPPGSSASSTVCLELWHACAGPLISLPKRGSVVVYFPQGHLEQLPDLPLAACDLPSHIFCRVVDVKLHAEAANDDVYAQVSLVPENEELKERKIEGDGEEEDMKAAVKSRTPHMFCKTLTASDTSTHGGFSVPRRAAEDCFPPLDYSQQRPSQELVAKDLHGFEWRFRHIYRGQPRRHLLTTGWSAFVNKKKLVSGDAVLFLRGADGELRLGIRRAAQVKCGATLPAQCSQQLNHSTLTDVVNAISMRSVFNIYYNPRASLSEFIIPFHKFLKSLDHSFSIGMRFKMRFETEDAAERRYVGMITGISDLDPARWPGSKWRCLRVRWDDMETSRHSRVSPWEIEPSGPVSSCSTFMAPGLKRSRSGLPSSKHEFPVPDGIGVSDFGESSRFQKVLQGQEILSFNTPYDGVDQNRHLSETRRCVPSSLGSGIATRRNGAEGPVASSDVSHKGIGCSESFRLHKVLQGQEIIPRSPFRRSPTSNDVSENGCFGISDGVQMTSSRNGWSAMMQGYNTHMRPPTQVSSPSSVLMFQQACNPISNPSPAYNLSDHEEQGIGIQSWFRNSETCDGKRMSSHSEHICRRDDQWGISSFGVSRDHIQHGIAQSTFRGGHDIVTSCKSSCRLFGFQLTEDRHVANKDDDVSIPATSLKPGSSFLPHVGEQFHLKPPAITNAVGSNCTKGILQQHPENYHIY, encoded by the exons ATGGTGGGCATTATAGATCTTAATACCACGGAGGAGGATGAAACGACACCGTCTTCTGTGTCTTTGTCTTCTCCATCCTCGTCTTCTGCTTCTGCTTTAAGTGCTTCTAATTTAAGTCCTCCTGGTTCTTCTGCTTCTTCTACAGTGTGTTTGGAACTTTGGCATGCTTGTGCGGGCCCACTCATATCCTTGCCTAAGAGAGGGAGTGTGGTCGTGTACTTCCCTCAGGGCCACTTGGAGCAACTCCCTGATTTGCCGCTTGCTGCCTGCGATCTCCCTTCTCATATATTCTGTCGGGTTGTTGACGTCAAGCTCCAT GCAGAGGCAGCCAATGATGATGTTTATGCACAAGTGTCTCTTGTTCCTGAGAATGAG GAGTTGAAGGAAAGGAAAATTGAGGGGGATGGTGAAGAGGAGGATATGAAAGCAGCTGTGAAGTCAAGAACACCCCACATGTTCTGCAAAACCCTTACTGCTTCTGATACTAGCACTCATGGAGGTTTTTCCGTCCCTCGTCGGGCTGCTGAGGACTGCTTCCCTCCCTTG GATTATTCTCAGCAGAGGCCTTCACAAGAGCTTGTAGCAAAGGATCTCCATGGCTTTGAGTGGAGGTTTCGTCATATCTACCGCG GGCAACCGCGGAGGCATTTGCTCACTACTGGATGGAGTGCATTTGTAAACAAGAAGAAACTTGTCTCTGGAGATGCTGTGCTCTTTCTTAG GGGTGCGGATGGAGAATTGAGACTGGGAATTCGAAGAGCTGCACAAGTTAAATGTGGGGCTACTTTACCAGCTCAATGTAGTCAGCAGTTGAATCACAGCACTCTCACAGATGTAGTTAATGCTATATCTATGAGAAGCGTTTTCAACATTTACTACAACCCAAG GGCCAGCTTGTCGGAGTTTATAATACCTTTTCATAAATTCTTGAAGAGCCTTGATCATTCTTTTTCTATTGGAATGAGGTTCAAAATGCGTTTTGAAACAGAAGATGCAGCAGAAAGAAG ATACGTGGGAATGATAACTGGAATCAGTGACCTAGATCCTGCTAGATGGCCTGGTTCAAAGTGGAGATGCCTTCGG GTAAGGTGGGATGATATGGAGACTAGCAGGCACAGTAGGGTTTCTCCTTGGGAAATTGAGCCATCTGGTCCTGTTTCCAGTTGCAGTACTTTTATGGCACCTGGTCTGAAGAGAAGCAGGTCCGGATTGCCTTCATCAAAACATGAATTTCCAGTTCCTG ATGGGATTGGTGTATCAGACTTTGGGGAATCTTCAAGGTTCCAGAAGGTCTTGCAAGGtcaagaaattttgagttttaacACTCCTTATGATGGTGTTGATCAGAATCGGCATCTGTCTGAGACAAGGAGGTGTGTCCCTAGCTCACTTGGTTCTGGGATTGCTACAAGAAGAAATGGTGCCGAAGGACCAGTTGCGAGCTCTGATGTTTCCCATAAAGGCATAGGCTGTAGTGAATCTTTTAGATTGCACAAGGTCTTGCAAGGTCAAGAAATAATTCCAAGATCACCATTTAGAAGATCCCCAACTTCTAATGATGTCTCTGAAAATGGTTGCTTTGGAATATCTGATGGTGTTCAAATGACAAGCTCAAGAAATGGATGGTCTGCCATGATGCAGGGTTATAATACTCATATGCGCCCACCCACACAGGTGTCTTCCCCTTCATCAGTGTTAATGTTCCAGCAAGCATGCAACCCAATTTCAAACCCAAGTCCTGCTTACAATTTAAGTGATCACGAGGAGCAAGGCATTGGCATTCAAAGTTGGTTTCGTAATTCTGAAACATGTGATGGAAAGCGCATGTCCTCACATTCTGAGCATATTTGCAGAAGGGATGATCAGTGGGGCATCAGTTCGTTTGGTGTATCTCGTGACCATATTCAACATGGCATAGCTCAATCAACATTTAGGGGTGGTCATGATATAGTGACTTCATGTAAAAGCAGCTGCAGACTATTTGGTTTCCAGTTGACTGAGGATAGGCATGTTGCTAATAAGGATGATGATGTCTCCATTCCTGCAACATCTCTGAAGCCTGGGTCTTCCTTTCTGCCTCATGTTGGTGAGCAGTTCCATCTGAAGCCTCCAGCAATAACCAATGCTGTTGGTAGCAATTGTACTAAA GGGATTCTGCAACAGCATCCTGAAAATTATCATATATACTAA
- the LOC110633261 gene encoding MLO-like protein 6: MAEQVEERTLQTTPTWAVATVCFILILLSIIIEHLLHLLAKYFNKRRRKALIQALDKIKSELMLLGFMSLLLTVSEKPIANICIPKSVGETFLPCGSMTSGESEEEAKCAEQGKLSLLSRSGVRELQFLIFVLASFHSFSCILIFGLGMAKMRRWENWEAETRTLEYQFSKDPRRFQLTHQTSFGKRHLRYWTEHSLLRWPTCFLRQFYGSVSKVDYLTLRHGFITAHFEQGTNFDFQKYIKRALEKDFGVVVGISFWIWILSVFYIFFNARKFHSYLWLPFIPLVLLLLVGTKLQGIITSMCLDSHDKSHVVRGTLLVKPSDHFFWFSSPKLLLYLIHFILFQNSFQLAFFTWTWFKFGLRSCFHRETEDIVIRLAMGVLVHFLCGYVILPLYALVTQMGTSMRKSVFPDDVVIGLKRWRARARKNLKASYSTGPPSLDASLRSLDSSPSFSLDASFTVDLGSSSDSEHVAIEVMNEGEEKEEEKGKEKQPEESQRNDSFDGFDSNLTSATLVLEKQSNS, encoded by the exons ATGGCGGAACAGGTAGAAGAACGAACTCTCCAAACAACACCAACATGGGCTGTGGCCACTGtttgctttattttgatattgTTATCTATCATAATTGAGCATTTGCTTCATCTTTTGGCTAAG TATTTCAACAAGAGAAGGAGGAAGGCACTCATACAGGCTCTTGACAAGATCAAATCAG AATTGATGCTTTTAGGTTTCATGTCCTTGTTGCTAACTGTGAGCGAAAAGCCTATAGCAAATATCTGCATCCCCAAGAGTGTAGGCGAAACTTTTCTTCCCTGTGGTAGTATGACTTCCGGTGAGAGCGAGGAAGAAGCCAAATGTGCTGAGCAG GGAAAGCTCTCTCTGTTGTCCAGGTCGGGTGTGAGGGAACTCCAGTTCCTCATCTTTGTGTTGGCTTCTTTCCATTCCTTTTCATGCATACTCATTTTTGGGTTAGGAATGGCCAAG ATGAGGAGATGGGAGAATTGGGAGGCTGAAACAAGAACCCTTGAATACCAATTTTCAAAGG ATCCAAGAAGGTTCCAGCTcacccatcaaacatcatttggcAAGAGGCATCTCAGATATTGGACTGAACACAGCCTTCTTCGATGGCCG ACATGTTTTCTGAGGCAGTTTTATGGATCTGTCTCAAAAGTGGATTATCTCACTCTCAGACATGGGTTCATTACG GCACATTTCGAACAAGGTACCAACTTTGATTTCCAGAAATACATAAAAAGAGCTTTGGAAAAAGACTTTGGGGTGGTGGTGGGGATAAG TTTCTGGATTTGGATACTCTCTGTTTTTTACATATTCTTCAATGCGCGTA AATTTCATAGTTATTTATGGCTTCCATTCATACCTTTAGTG TTGTTACTGTTGGTGGGTACAAAACTGCAAGGCATCATAACTTCAATGTGCTTAGATAGCCATGACAAATCTCATGTTGTTAGGGGAACTTTGCTGGTTAAGCCTAGTGATCATTTTTTCTGGTTTAGCAGCCCCAAATTGCTCCTCTACCTCATACACTTCATACTGTTTCAG AACTCCTTTCAACTGGCATTCTTCACCTGGACTTGG TTCAAATTCGGTCTAAGATCATGCTTCCACCGAGAAACAGAGGATATTGTCATAAGGCTTGCCATGGGAGTGTTGGTACACTTCCTTTGTGGCTATGTAATACTTCCTCTATATGCTCTGGTCACACAG ATGGGCACTTCGATGAGGAAAAGTGTTTTCCCAGATGATGTGGTAATCGGTCTTAAGAGATGGCGAGCCAGGGCCAGGAAAAACCTGAAAGCATCCTACTCAACTGGTCCTCCATCGCTTGATGCTTCCCTTCGATCCCTTGACAGTTCACCGTCATTCAGCCTCGATGCCTCGTTCACTGTAGACTTAGGTAGCTCCTCGGACTCTGAACATGTTGCCATTGAAGTGATGAATGaaggggaagaaaaagaagaagaaaaaggcaaGGAGAAACAACCCGAGGAGAGTCAAAGAAATGATTCTTTTGATGGGTTTGATTCCAATTTGACCAGTGCAACATTAGTTTTAGAAAAGCAGAGCAATTCTTGA
- the LOC110633250 gene encoding uncharacterized protein LOC110633250, translating into MVFKKNYLDLILVPSGLPIMFAYHLFLLYRYLNLPHTTVMGFENNDKRAWVERIMQADKRDVSIALTVIASNTTAATFLATISLTLSSLIGAWLGNPSNNIFQSELVYGDTRPSTISIKYLCLLTCFLLAFSCFVQSARHFVHANYLISTPDSDIPVKNVEVAIIRGGDFWSLGLRALYFALDLLLWFFGPIPMFVSSVIMVIVLRYLDTNSTPLHRYRPPESQMVKRVGDRLSEAAVDIEELLVR; encoded by the exons ATGGTTTTCAAGAAGAATTACCTTGATTTGATATTGGTACCTAGTGGCTTGCCGATCATGTTTGCATACCACCTCTTCCTTCTATACAGATATCTTAATCTCCCTCACACCACAGTCATGGGGTTCGAAAATAATGACAAAAGAGCTTGGGTTGAGAGAATTATGCAG GCAGACAAAAGAGATGTTAGTATTGCTCTAACTGTTATAGCTTCCAATACAACAGCAGCAACTTTCCTAGCAACAATCTCCTTAACTCTCAGCTCTCTTATTGGAGCATGGCTAGGGAACCCCTCCAATAACATCTTCCAAAGCGAATTAGTCTATGGAGACACTAGACCATCCACCATTTCCATCAAGTACTTATGCCTCCTCACTTGCTTTCTCCTAGCTTTTTCATGCTTTGTTCAGTCTGCAAGGCACTTTGTGCATGCTAACTATCTCATAAGCACACCAGACAGTGACATACCTGTGAAAAATGTGGAGGTAGCAATCATAAGaggaggtgatttttggtcacTTGGACTTAGAGCACTGTATTTTGCTCTTGATTTGCTACTCTGGTTTTTTGGTCCTATACCTATGTTTGTTTCCTCTGTTATTATGGTCATCGTCCTCCGTTACCTTGACACCAATTCCACTCCGTTGCACCGGTATCGGCCGCCGGAGAGCCAGATGGTCAAAAGGGTTGGTGATAGATTATCTGAGGCAGCTGTTGACATTGAAGAACTTCTTGTTAGGTAA
- the LOC110633253 gene encoding probable O-methyltransferase 3, translating to MDSMHSRSANELLQAQVHLYNHIFNYINSMSLKCAVQLGIPDIIHNHGKPITLPELVSALGIHPTKTCFVYRFMRMLVFSGFFSTTKAPNAQEEGQEAYVLTSSSKLLVKDNPNCLTPFVNSLLKPDFVTLGHVLGDWFRGNEVTVFEKAHGMAFWEYNDRNPEFNQLFNEAMASDSQMMNLVIRDCKAIFEGVNSLVDVGGGNGSLARIISEAFPRMKCTVLEIPQVIANLEGTKNLNYVGGDMFQHVPAADAIILKLILHGWSDEECLKILKKCKEAISSKGKGGKVIVIDLVINEKKDEDELTETKLLFDMLMMYVTTGRERTEKEWEELFLKAGFSHYKITPVLGLRSLIEVYP from the exons ATGGATTCCATGCATAGCCGGAGTGCAAATGAACTGTTGCAAGCTCAAGTTCATTTGTATAATCACATATTTAACTACATCAATTCTATGTCACTCAAGTGCGCAGTTCAGCTGGGCATACCAGACATAATTCACAACCATGGCAAACCCATCACCCTTCCTGAGCTCGTCTCAGCACTTGGCATCCACCCAACCAAAACCTGTTTTGTCTACCGGTTCATGCGCATGCTGGTGTTCTCTGGATTCTTTTCTACCACAAAAGCTCCTAATGCTCAAGAAGAAGGACAAGAAGCTTATGTTCTAACATCATCTTCTAAGCTCCTTGTCAAGGATAACCCCAATTGCTTGACACCCTTCGTTAATTCATTGCTTAAGCCAGATTTTGTAACTCTAGGGCATGTCTTGGGAGATTGGTTTCGAGGCAACGAGGTCACAGTATTTGAGAAAGCACATGGAATGGCATTTTGGGAATATAATGATAGAAACCCTGAATTTAACCAGCTTTTTAATGAAGCAATGGCCAGTGATTCTCAGATGATGAATTTGGTCATTAGAGACTGCAAGGCAATTTTTGAAGGGGTGAATTCATTGGTTGATGTGGGAGGCGGTAATGGATCCTTGGCCAGGATCATATCAGAGGCATTCCCTCGTATGAAATGCACTGTTCTTGAAATTCCTCAGGTCATTGCCAATTTAGAAGGCACTAAGaacttgaattatgttggaggTGATATGTTTCAGCACGTCCCTGCTGCAGATGCCATCATACTTAAG TTAATTTTGCACGGTTGGAGTGATGAGGAATGCCTGAAAATACTGAAGAAATGCAAAGAAGCCATTTCTAGCAAAGGAAAGGGAGGAAAGGTGATTGTCATAGACTTGGTGATAAATGAGAAGAAAGATGAAGATGAATTGACAGAAACAAAGCTACTCTTTGACATGCTGATGATGTATGTGACTACCGGAAGAGAAAGAACGGAGAAAGAATGGGAAGAGCTATTCTTGAAGGCCGGTTTCAGTCACTACAAGATAACACCCGTACTTGGTTTAAGGTCCCTAATTGAAGTTTATCCTTGA
- the LOC110633260 gene encoding auxin response factor 3 isoform X1: MVGIIDLNTTEEDETTPSSVSLSSPSSSSASALSASNLSPPGSSASSTVCLELWHACAGPLISLPKRGSVVVYFPQGHLEQLPDLPLAACDLPSHIFCRVVDVKLHAEAANDDVYAQVSLVPENEQIGQELKERKIEGDGEEEDMKAAVKSRTPHMFCKTLTASDTSTHGGFSVPRRAAEDCFPPLDYSQQRPSQELVAKDLHGFEWRFRHIYRGQPRRHLLTTGWSAFVNKKKLVSGDAVLFLRGADGELRLGIRRAAQVKCGATLPAQCSQQLNHSTLTDVVNAISMRSVFNIYYNPRASLSEFIIPFHKFLKSLDHSFSIGMRFKMRFETEDAAERRYVGMITGISDLDPARWPGSKWRCLRVRWDDMETSRHSRVSPWEIEPSGPVSSCSTFMAPGLKRSRSGLPSSKHEFPVPDGIGVSDFGESSRFQKVLQGQEILSFNTPYDGVDQNRHLSETRRCVPSSLGSGIATRRNGAEGPVASSDVSHKGIGCSESFRLHKVLQGQEIIPRSPFRRSPTSNDVSENGCFGISDGVQMTSSRNGWSAMMQGYNTHMRPPTQVSSPSSVLMFQQACNPISNPSPAYNLSDHEEQGIGIQSWFRNSETCDGKRMSSHSEHICRRDDQWGISSFGVSRDHIQHGIAQSTFRGGHDIVTSCKSSCRLFGFQLTEDRHVANKDDDVSIPATSLKPGSSFLPHVGEQFHLKPPAITNAVGSNCTKGILQQHPENYHIY; the protein is encoded by the exons ATGGTGGGCATTATAGATCTTAATACCACGGAGGAGGATGAAACGACACCGTCTTCTGTGTCTTTGTCTTCTCCATCCTCGTCTTCTGCTTCTGCTTTAAGTGCTTCTAATTTAAGTCCTCCTGGTTCTTCTGCTTCTTCTACAGTGTGTTTGGAACTTTGGCATGCTTGTGCGGGCCCACTCATATCCTTGCCTAAGAGAGGGAGTGTGGTCGTGTACTTCCCTCAGGGCCACTTGGAGCAACTCCCTGATTTGCCGCTTGCTGCCTGCGATCTCCCTTCTCATATATTCTGTCGGGTTGTTGACGTCAAGCTCCAT GCAGAGGCAGCCAATGATGATGTTTATGCACAAGTGTCTCTTGTTCCTGAGAATGAG CAAATTGGGCAGGAGTTGAAGGAAAGGAAAATTGAGGGGGATGGTGAAGAGGAGGATATGAAAGCAGCTGTGAAGTCAAGAACACCCCACATGTTCTGCAAAACCCTTACTGCTTCTGATACTAGCACTCATGGAGGTTTTTCCGTCCCTCGTCGGGCTGCTGAGGACTGCTTCCCTCCCTTG GATTATTCTCAGCAGAGGCCTTCACAAGAGCTTGTAGCAAAGGATCTCCATGGCTTTGAGTGGAGGTTTCGTCATATCTACCGCG GGCAACCGCGGAGGCATTTGCTCACTACTGGATGGAGTGCATTTGTAAACAAGAAGAAACTTGTCTCTGGAGATGCTGTGCTCTTTCTTAG GGGTGCGGATGGAGAATTGAGACTGGGAATTCGAAGAGCTGCACAAGTTAAATGTGGGGCTACTTTACCAGCTCAATGTAGTCAGCAGTTGAATCACAGCACTCTCACAGATGTAGTTAATGCTATATCTATGAGAAGCGTTTTCAACATTTACTACAACCCAAG GGCCAGCTTGTCGGAGTTTATAATACCTTTTCATAAATTCTTGAAGAGCCTTGATCATTCTTTTTCTATTGGAATGAGGTTCAAAATGCGTTTTGAAACAGAAGATGCAGCAGAAAGAAG ATACGTGGGAATGATAACTGGAATCAGTGACCTAGATCCTGCTAGATGGCCTGGTTCAAAGTGGAGATGCCTTCGG GTAAGGTGGGATGATATGGAGACTAGCAGGCACAGTAGGGTTTCTCCTTGGGAAATTGAGCCATCTGGTCCTGTTTCCAGTTGCAGTACTTTTATGGCACCTGGTCTGAAGAGAAGCAGGTCCGGATTGCCTTCATCAAAACATGAATTTCCAGTTCCTG ATGGGATTGGTGTATCAGACTTTGGGGAATCTTCAAGGTTCCAGAAGGTCTTGCAAGGtcaagaaattttgagttttaacACTCCTTATGATGGTGTTGATCAGAATCGGCATCTGTCTGAGACAAGGAGGTGTGTCCCTAGCTCACTTGGTTCTGGGATTGCTACAAGAAGAAATGGTGCCGAAGGACCAGTTGCGAGCTCTGATGTTTCCCATAAAGGCATAGGCTGTAGTGAATCTTTTAGATTGCACAAGGTCTTGCAAGGTCAAGAAATAATTCCAAGATCACCATTTAGAAGATCCCCAACTTCTAATGATGTCTCTGAAAATGGTTGCTTTGGAATATCTGATGGTGTTCAAATGACAAGCTCAAGAAATGGATGGTCTGCCATGATGCAGGGTTATAATACTCATATGCGCCCACCCACACAGGTGTCTTCCCCTTCATCAGTGTTAATGTTCCAGCAAGCATGCAACCCAATTTCAAACCCAAGTCCTGCTTACAATTTAAGTGATCACGAGGAGCAAGGCATTGGCATTCAAAGTTGGTTTCGTAATTCTGAAACATGTGATGGAAAGCGCATGTCCTCACATTCTGAGCATATTTGCAGAAGGGATGATCAGTGGGGCATCAGTTCGTTTGGTGTATCTCGTGACCATATTCAACATGGCATAGCTCAATCAACATTTAGGGGTGGTCATGATATAGTGACTTCATGTAAAAGCAGCTGCAGACTATTTGGTTTCCAGTTGACTGAGGATAGGCATGTTGCTAATAAGGATGATGATGTCTCCATTCCTGCAACATCTCTGAAGCCTGGGTCTTCCTTTCTGCCTCATGTTGGTGAGCAGTTCCATCTGAAGCCTCCAGCAATAACCAATGCTGTTGGTAGCAATTGTACTAAA GGGATTCTGCAACAGCATCCTGAAAATTATCATATATACTAA